The region CATGGGTCATGCCGTACCCCTCCCACTGACGCTGTCCATGCAAGATAGTGCAAGTTAAGGCTGACTTTCGAGCACAATCAAGCATGTCGACTGCTGAAATGCCACGGAATGTGGTGCGCCGGGGGTGCGCTAGGGTCGCGAAGGATCGAGGAACGGAGAGTGCGGATGTCGCGCGACGCCCGCTGGAACGCCCTGCTGGAACTGCTCGTGGAGCGGGGCCGGCTGGAGGTCGAGCAGGCCGCGGCCGAGCTGAAGGTGTCTCCGGCCACGATCCGGCGCGACTTCGACCAGCTCGCCGAGCAGCAGATGCTCGTGCGCACCCGGGGCGGCGCGGTCGTCCACGGCGTGTCGTACGAACTGCCGCTGCGCTACAAGACCGCCCGGCACGCCTCGGAGAAACAGCGCATCGCGAAGGCGGTGGCCGATCTCGTCGCGCCCGGCGAGGCAGTGGGCCTGACCGGCGGCACGACCACCACCGAGGTGGCCCGCGCACTGGCCCTGCGCCCCGATCTCGCCTCGGGGTCACCCGCGCTGACCGTGGTGACGAACGCGCTCAACATCGCGGGCGAACTGGCC is a window of Streptomyces sp. NBC_00271 DNA encoding:
- a CDS encoding DeoR/GlpR family DNA-binding transcription regulator, yielding MSRDARWNALLELLVERGRLEVEQAAAELKVSPATIRRDFDQLAEQQMLVRTRGGAVVHGVSYELPLRYKTARHASEKQRIAKAVADLVAPGEAVGLTGGTTTTEVARALALRPDLASGSPALTVVTNALNIAGELAVRPQFKIVLTGGVARPQSYELVGPLADGVLSQITMDVAVLGVVAFDVTHGAAAHDEAEAAINRLMCERAERVIVAADSSKLGRRAFARICAAESVDTLVTDAAVDEETVRRFTEAGVGVVAV